In Ochrobactrum vermis, the following proteins share a genomic window:
- a CDS encoding ABC transporter ATP-binding protein: MNKGQPLLSVRGLNAWYGESHALHGVDLDIWPGETITLLGRNGVGKTTTLRAIMGIIRKRTGTITLDGKDIMRVPLHRIAHAGLGFVPEERGIFATLSVHENLLLPPVVAKGGIGGVQSLMSLDEIYELFPNLHERRNSPGTKLSGGEQQMLAIARILRTGVKVLLLDEPTEGLAPVIVQRIGDVLVELKKRGMTVLLVEQNFRFAAKVADRFYLMDHGVVTENFPTAELPARMAALNEALGV, from the coding sequence ATGAATAAAGGCCAACCGCTCCTGTCCGTGCGCGGGCTGAATGCCTGGTATGGCGAAAGCCACGCCCTGCATGGCGTCGACCTCGACATCTGGCCGGGCGAAACCATCACGCTTCTGGGCCGCAACGGCGTCGGCAAGACCACGACACTGCGTGCCATCATGGGCATCATCCGCAAGCGCACCGGCACCATCACGCTCGACGGCAAGGATATCATGCGCGTGCCCCTGCATCGCATCGCCCATGCGGGTCTCGGTTTCGTGCCGGAAGAGCGCGGCATCTTCGCCACCTTGAGCGTGCATGAAAACCTGCTTTTGCCGCCCGTCGTTGCCAAGGGAGGTATTGGGGGCGTCCAGAGCCTCATGTCTCTGGATGAGATCTACGAACTTTTCCCCAATCTGCATGAACGCCGCAACAGCCCCGGCACCAAGCTTTCAGGCGGCGAACAGCAAATGCTGGCCATTGCGCGCATCCTGCGCACCGGGGTCAAGGTGCTGCTGCTTGACGAGCCGACCGAAGGTCTGGCGCCCGTCATCGTGCAGCGCATCGGCGATGTGCTGGTGGAGCTGAAGAAGCGCGGCATGACCGTGCTTCTGGTCGAGCAGAACTTCCGCTTCGCGGCCAAGGTCGCCGACCGCTTCTACCTCATGGATCATGGCGTTGTGACGGAAAATTTCCCGACCGCCGAACTGCCCGCCCGCATGGCGGCGCTCAACGAAGCGCTGGGGGTATGA
- a CDS encoding branched-chain amino acid ABC transporter permease, with amino-acid sequence MTMIFGIPLQALLGQLLVGLINGSFYAMLSLGLAIIFGLLRIINFAHGAQYMLGAFVGYLLLSWLGIGYWPALILAPLIVGLGGAIIERVALSRLYNLDPLYGLLFTFGLALVIEGTFRYYYGAAGQPYAVPPSLAGGHNLGFMFLPNYRAWVVVASLFVCLGTWLLVEKTKLGAYLRAATENPTLVKAFGINVPLLLTFTYALGAALAGVAGIMAAPIYQVSPLMGSNIIIVVFAVVVVGGMGSILGAIITGYVLGLAEGLTKVFYPEASSIVIFVIMAIVLLVRPAGLFGKEA; translated from the coding sequence ATGACAATGATTTTCGGAATACCTTTGCAGGCACTTCTCGGGCAGCTGCTGGTCGGCCTCATCAACGGCTCGTTCTACGCTATGCTGAGCCTTGGCCTTGCGATCATCTTCGGACTCTTGCGCATCATCAATTTCGCCCATGGCGCGCAATATATGCTTGGCGCTTTCGTCGGCTATCTGCTGTTGAGCTGGCTCGGCATCGGCTACTGGCCAGCGCTGATCCTCGCTCCGCTTATCGTCGGCCTTGGCGGTGCCATCATCGAGCGCGTGGCCCTGTCGCGGCTTTACAATCTCGATCCGCTTTACGGCTTGCTCTTCACCTTCGGCCTTGCGCTGGTGATCGAAGGCACGTTCCGTTATTATTATGGTGCTGCCGGCCAGCCTTATGCTGTGCCGCCGTCGCTTGCAGGCGGGCATAATCTCGGCTTCATGTTCCTGCCGAACTATCGCGCCTGGGTCGTCGTCGCCTCGCTTTTCGTCTGCCTCGGCACCTGGCTTCTGGTGGAAAAGACCAAGCTCGGCGCCTATCTGCGTGCCGCGACTGAAAACCCCACACTGGTCAAAGCCTTCGGCATCAATGTGCCGTTGCTCCTCACCTTCACCTATGCGCTGGGTGCTGCCCTTGCCGGTGTTGCAGGCATCATGGCCGCACCGATCTATCAGGTCAGCCCGCTGATGGGCTCTAACATCATCATCGTGGTCTTTGCCGTGGTGGTCGTCGGCGGCATGGGCTCGATCCTTGGCGCTATCATCACCGGCTATGTGTTGGGGCTGGCGGAAGGTCTGACCAAGGTCTTCTATCCGGAAGCCTCCAGTATCGTCATCTTCGTCATCATGGCTATCGTCCTTCTGGTTCGACCCGCCGGACTGTTCGGAAAGGAGGCCTGA
- a CDS encoding branched-chain amino acid ABC transporter permease, with translation MADTALKATSRATAAPRDSKAPAINSLSVIVLGIALVGLLAAPFMVYPIFLMKMLCFALFASAFNLLLGYTGILSFGHAAFFGGAAYITAHTVKVCGVTPELGLVLGVLAAAALGLVIGYLAIRRQGIYSTMITLALAQMFFFFCLQASFTHGEDGLQGVPRGYLFGIIDLNQPMNMYYFVLAVFVLGVFVIWRIINSPFGMILKSVRENENRAVSLGYSVNRYKLAAFVMSAGLAGLAGGLKALVFQFATLTDVGWQMSGEVILMTLLGGIGTLIGPIVGAAFVVALQNYLATSDFPVTIVTGVIFMACVLLFRKGIVGEFYASRIGKKLFG, from the coding sequence ATGGCTGACACCGCTCTCAAGGCTACTTCCCGGGCAACCGCAGCTCCGCGCGACAGCAAGGCACCTGCCATCAACAGCCTCTCGGTCATCGTCCTCGGCATCGCCCTCGTCGGGCTGCTGGCGGCACCCTTCATGGTGTACCCCATCTTCCTGATGAAGATGCTGTGCTTTGCGCTGTTTGCATCCGCCTTCAATCTTCTGCTTGGCTATACGGGCATTCTCTCCTTCGGCCATGCGGCCTTCTTTGGCGGCGCTGCCTATATCACGGCCCATACGGTGAAAGTCTGTGGCGTGACACCGGAATTGGGGCTTGTCCTCGGCGTTCTCGCCGCAGCAGCGCTTGGCCTCGTCATCGGTTATCTCGCCATCCGCCGTCAGGGCATCTATTCGACGATGATCACACTGGCACTGGCGCAGATGTTCTTCTTCTTCTGCCTGCAGGCTTCCTTCACCCATGGCGAAGACGGATTGCAGGGCGTGCCGCGCGGTTATCTCTTCGGCATCATCGACCTCAACCAGCCGATGAACATGTATTATTTCGTGCTGGCCGTGTTTGTCCTCGGTGTCTTCGTCATCTGGCGCATCATCAACTCGCCCTTCGGCATGATCCTGAAATCGGTACGCGAAAACGAAAACCGCGCGGTCTCGCTCGGCTATTCCGTCAACCGCTACAAGCTCGCAGCCTTCGTCATGTCGGCAGGACTTGCAGGTCTTGCAGGTGGCCTGAAGGCGCTCGTCTTCCAGTTTGCAACGCTCACCGATGTCGGCTGGCAGATGTCGGGCGAAGTGATCCTGATGACGCTTCTCGGCGGCATCGGCACGCTGATCGGCCCCATTGTCGGCGCTGCCTTCGTCGTCGCGCTGCAGAACTATCTCGCAACATCCGACTTCCCTGTCACAATCGTGACGGGCGTCATCTTCATGGCATGCGTCCTCCTCTTCCGTAAGGGAATCGTAGGCGAGTTCTATGCATCGCGGATTGGAAAGAAACTCTTCGGCTAA